In one window of Rhizobium sp. ACO-34A DNA:
- a CDS encoding ferredoxin has product MTYIVTDNCIRCKYTDCVEVCPVDCFYEGENFLVIHPDECIDCGVCEPECPAEAIKPDTEPGLDKWLKINTEYAKIWPNITVKRDAMEEAREMDGVEGKYELYFSPNPGKGD; this is encoded by the coding sequence ATGACCTATATTGTCACCGACAATTGCATCCGCTGCAAATACACCGATTGCGTGGAGGTCTGCCCGGTCGATTGTTTCTATGAAGGCGAGAACTTCCTCGTCATCCATCCGGACGAATGCATCGATTGCGGCGTGTGCGAACCGGAATGTCCCGCCGAGGCGATCAAGCCGGATACCGAACCGGGTCTCGACAAGTGGCTGAAGATCAATACCGAGTACGCCAAGATCTGGCCGAACATCACGGTCAAGCGGGATGCAATGGAAGAAGCTCGGGAGATGGACGGCGTCGAGGGCAAGTACGAATTGTACTTCTCTCCCAATCCCGGCAAGGGCGACTGA
- a CDS encoding RNA-binding protein, with protein MTTADQQPPFGSRQRIDKWLFFARILKSRTLAQERVSAGHVKVNGAGVRQPSHLVKVGDRLEIALERRNLVLVVLKSGERRGPYEEARQLYDDLTPPEPERINPLEQAMRHAGSGRPTKKERRAIDRLRPDEP; from the coding sequence GTGACAACGGCCGATCAACAGCCACCTTTCGGTTCGCGTCAGCGCATCGACAAGTGGCTGTTTTTCGCCCGGATCCTCAAGTCCCGGACGCTCGCGCAGGAGCGGGTGTCCGCTGGCCATGTCAAGGTCAATGGCGCCGGCGTGCGCCAGCCCAGCCATCTCGTGAAAGTCGGCGATCGCCTGGAGATCGCGCTGGAAAGGCGCAATCTCGTACTTGTCGTGCTGAAATCCGGCGAGCGGCGTGGGCCTTATGAAGAAGCCCGACAGCTCTACGACGACCTGACACCGCCCGAACCCGAACGGATCAATCCGCTGGAGCAGGCAATGCGCCATGCCGGGAGCGGCCGGCCCACCAAGAAAGAACGGCGTGCAATCGACCGATTGCGGCCGGACGAACCCTGA
- a CDS encoding helicase: MILSGRGVTAVLGPTNTGKTHFAIDRMVAHGSGIIGLPLRLLAREVYTRLVERVGPQHVALVTGEEKIAPPNARYSVCTVEAMPRETRASFVAIDEIQLAGDLERGHIFTDRLLHLRGRDETLLLGSGTMKPILQQMLPGITVVERPRLSQLFYAGQKKITRLPQRTAIVAFSADEVYAIAELIRRQRGGAAVVLGALSPRTRNAQVGLYQAGDVDYLVATDAIGMGLNLDVDHVAFAQDRKFDGYQFRNLNPSELGQIAGRAGRHLKDGTFGVTGRVDPFDEELVERLESHQFDMVKVLQWRTAAFDFSSIPALQRSLEAAPRVEGLTRALPAIDQQALDFLARYPEIVDLANTPARVEKLWEACALPDYRRITPAQHADLIQSLFSDLVRHGTVNEDFLAEQVKRADRTDGEIDTLSARIAQIRTWTYVSNRPGWLADPTHWQEKTREIEDRLSDALHERLTKRFVDRRTSVLMKRLRENAMLEAEISVNGDVFVEGHHMGQLAGFRFTPISGTEGPDAKAVQSAAQKALGLEFEARAARLHASGNNDLAISSDGLVRWLGDPVARLTGSDHMLHPRVILLADEQLTGNARDHVVARIERFVNHHISTVLKPLDDLSRAEDLQGLAKGLAFQLVENLGVLFRRDVSDDVKSLDQDARASMRRYGVRFGAYHIFMPALLKPAPAELITLLWALKNDGLDKPGYGDLIPVLAAGRTSVVTDASYERMFYKLAGFRFLGKRAVRIDILERLADLIRPLLQWKPGATARPDGAYDGRRFTTTTAMLSILGATPDDMEEILKGLGYRADSVTAEEAAAFLAAQSPADAAPAVDGSTGSEAVSEEASSDEEQGGETAQGDAESEVEASVEAAATDSETVVAADVAVSADEAVSAEDAAPAEPKPVLLWRPGGRNDNQRGARPGGERRHGGGNRAPAEGRGEARRDDRRRDDERQGGKPKGKEGGRGGFGQKADGGGRPDRGDRKDRSNRPERDNKSQPARFEAKPPRKEKPIDPDSPFAKLAALKEQMKK; this comes from the coding sequence ATGATCCTGAGCGGCCGCGGCGTCACTGCTGTGCTGGGGCCGACCAATACCGGCAAGACCCATTTCGCCATCGACCGCATGGTCGCGCATGGTTCCGGGATCATCGGCCTGCCGTTGCGACTGCTCGCCCGCGAGGTCTATACGCGACTGGTGGAGCGGGTCGGCCCGCAGCATGTGGCGCTGGTGACGGGCGAGGAAAAGATCGCGCCGCCGAATGCGCGCTATTCCGTCTGTACCGTCGAGGCGATGCCGCGGGAAACCAGGGCCTCCTTCGTGGCGATCGACGAGATCCAGCTTGCGGGCGATCTCGAGCGCGGACACATCTTCACTGACCGGCTGCTGCATCTTCGCGGACGCGACGAGACCCTGTTGCTCGGCTCTGGCACGATGAAGCCGATCCTCCAGCAGATGCTGCCGGGCATTACCGTTGTCGAAAGGCCAAGGCTTTCACAGCTTTTCTATGCCGGGCAGAAGAAGATTACCCGCCTGCCGCAGCGAACCGCGATCGTCGCCTTTTCGGCGGACGAGGTCTATGCGATCGCCGAACTCATTCGCCGCCAGCGCGGCGGTGCCGCGGTCGTGCTCGGCGCACTCAGCCCGAGAACCCGCAACGCGCAGGTCGGGCTCTATCAGGCGGGCGATGTCGATTATCTCGTTGCCACCGACGCCATTGGCATGGGGCTCAACCTCGATGTCGACCACGTGGCCTTCGCCCAGGACCGCAAGTTCGACGGCTACCAGTTCCGCAACCTCAACCCCTCGGAGCTCGGTCAGATCGCCGGTCGCGCCGGTCGCCATCTGAAGGACGGCACTTTCGGGGTGACGGGCCGGGTGGATCCGTTCGATGAGGAACTCGTCGAACGCCTGGAAAGCCATCAGTTCGACATGGTGAAAGTGCTGCAGTGGCGTACCGCCGCTTTCGATTTTTCCTCCATCCCGGCATTGCAGCGCAGCCTGGAAGCCGCGCCGCGCGTCGAGGGGCTGACGCGCGCGCTGCCGGCAATCGACCAGCAGGCGCTCGATTTTCTGGCGCGCTATCCGGAGATCGTCGATCTGGCGAATACGCCAGCGCGGGTCGAGAAACTTTGGGAGGCTTGTGCGCTTCCCGATTATCGCAGAATTACACCGGCGCAGCATGCCGATCTGATCCAGAGCCTCTTTTCGGATCTTGTCAGGCATGGCACGGTGAACGAGGACTTCCTGGCCGAGCAGGTGAAACGCGCCGACCGCACCGATGGTGAAATCGATACGCTTTCGGCGCGAATCGCCCAGATCAGGACATGGACTTATGTGTCGAACCGGCCGGGCTGGCTTGCCGATCCGACACACTGGCAAGAAAAGACGCGGGAAATCGAAGACCGATTGTCCGATGCGCTACATGAACGGTTGACGAAACGCTTTGTTGATCGCAGGACATCTGTGCTCATGAAGCGCTTGAGAGAGAATGCGATGTTGGAAGCTGAAATCAGTGTGAACGGCGATGTCTTCGTAGAGGGACATCACATGGGGCAGCTCGCCGGTTTCCGGTTCACGCCCATTTCGGGAACCGAGGGACCGGATGCCAAGGCTGTACAGTCTGCGGCCCAGAAGGCTCTCGGTCTGGAATTCGAGGCAAGAGCAGCAAGACTGCATGCTTCCGGCAATAACGATCTTGCGATCAGCTCGGACGGTCTGGTCCGCTGGCTCGGCGATCCCGTGGCGCGACTGACGGGCAGCGATCACATGCTGCATCCGCGCGTCATCCTTCTCGCCGACGAGCAGCTGACCGGCAATGCCCGCGATCACGTGGTCGCCCGCATCGAGCGCTTCGTCAATCATCACATCTCGACGGTGCTGAAGCCGCTCGACGATCTTTCCCGCGCCGAAGATCTGCAGGGTCTCGCCAAGGGGCTGGCTTTCCAGCTCGTGGAAAATCTCGGCGTGCTGTTCCGTCGCGACGTTTCCGACGACGTGAAGTCGCTCGATCAGGATGCGCGCGCATCGATGCGCCGCTACGGCGTGCGCTTCGGCGCCTATCACATCTTCATGCCGGCCCTTCTGAAGCCCGCCCCGGCCGAACTCATCACCCTTCTCTGGGCGTTGAAGAATGACGGCCTCGACAAGCCGGGCTATGGCGACCTCATTCCGGTTCTGGCAGCCGGCCGCACATCGGTTGTCACCGATGCCAGCTATGAGCGCATGTTCTACAAGCTCGCCGGCTTCCGGTTCCTCGGCAAGCGTGCTGTACGTATCGACATCCTCGAGCGTCTGGCGGATCTCATCCGACCGCTCCTGCAGTGGAAGCCCGGTGCCACGGCGCGTCCGGACGGAGCCTATGACGGTCGCCGGTTCACGACCACGACGGCGATGCTTTCCATCCTCGGCGCCACGCCGGACGACATGGAAGAAATCCTGAAGGGTCTCGGCTATCGCGCCGACAGCGTCACCGCCGAAGAAGCTGCGGCCTTCCTTGCCGCGCAGTCTCCGGCGGATGCTGCCCCGGCAGTTGATGGTTCCACGGGCTCCGAGGCGGTTTCGGAAGAAGCTTCCTCTGACGAAGAGCAGGGTGGCGAGACCGCACAGGGCGATGCTGAAAGCGAAGTCGAGGCAAGCGTCGAAGCTGCCGCCACGGATTCAGAAACGGTCGTTGCAGCGGACGTAGCGGTTTCTGCCGACGAAGCCGTTTCCGCTGAAGATGCCGCACCCGCCGAGCCGAAGCCGGTTCTGCTGTGGCGTCCGGGCGGTCGCAACGACAACCAGCGTGGCGCGCGTCCCGGTGGTGAGCGGCGCCATGGTGGTGGCAACCGTGCCCCGGCCGAAGGTCGCGGCGAAGCCCGGCGTGACGATCGTCGTCGTGACGACGAACGCCAGGGTGGCAAGCCCAAGGGCAAGGAAGGTGGACGCGGCGGGTTCGGTCAGAAGGCCGATGGCGGCGGACGTCCGGACCGCGGAGATCGCAAGGATCGTTCGAACCGGCCTGAGCGTGACAACAAGTCGCAGCCCGCCCGCTTCGAGGCGAAGCCGCCCCGCAAGGAAAAGCCGATCGATCCGGATTCGCCCTTTGCGAAGCTCGCTGCTCTCAAGGAGCAGATGAAGAAGTGA
- a CDS encoding DUF3309 domain-containing protein, translating into MLSTILIIIVILLLVGALPNWGYSRSWGYGPSGGLGLVVLILIILLLMGRI; encoded by the coding sequence ATGTTGAGTACAATTCTCATCATCATCGTCATTCTGCTTCTGGTTGGCGCACTGCCGAACTGGGGATATAGCCGAAGCTGGGGCTATGGACCTTCCGGTGGATTGGGCCTCGTAGTCCTGATACTGATCATTCTCTTGCTCATGGGCCGTATTTGA
- a CDS encoding beta-ketoacyl-ACP reductase encodes MSRVALVTGGTRGIGAAISVALKEAGYSVAANYAGNDEKAQAFREETGIPVFKWDVSSYGACVEGIAKVEAELGPVEVLVNNAGITRDAMFHKITPEQWNEVINTNLNGVFNMTHPVWSGMRDRNFGRVITISSINGQKGQMGQANYSAAKAGDLGFTKALAQEGAAKGITVNAVCPGYIGTEMVRAIPEKVLNERIIPQIPVGRLGEPEEVARIVVFLASDDAGFITGSTISANGGQFFV; translated from the coding sequence ATGAGCAGAGTTGCATTGGTGACGGGTGGAACCCGAGGCATCGGAGCGGCGATTTCGGTCGCACTCAAGGAGGCCGGCTATTCGGTGGCGGCAAACTATGCCGGCAACGACGAGAAGGCGCAGGCCTTCAGGGAGGAGACCGGCATTCCGGTCTTCAAATGGGATGTATCCAGCTATGGCGCCTGTGTGGAGGGGATCGCGAAGGTGGAAGCGGAACTGGGGCCGGTCGAGGTGTTGGTCAACAATGCCGGCATTACCCGCGACGCGATGTTCCACAAGATCACCCCTGAGCAGTGGAACGAGGTGATCAACACCAATCTCAACGGCGTCTTCAACATGACGCACCCCGTGTGGTCCGGTATGCGCGACCGCAATTTCGGGCGGGTCATCACCATCTCCTCGATCAACGGCCAGAAGGGTCAGATGGGGCAGGCCAATTATTCGGCGGCCAAGGCCGGCGATCTCGGCTTTACCAAGGCACTCGCGCAGGAGGGCGCTGCCAAGGGCATCACGGTCAATGCGGTTTGCCCCGGCTATATCGGCACGGAAATGGTGCGGGCCATTCCAGAGAAGGTGCTGAACGAGCGGATCATTCCGCAAATTCCGGTCGGACGTCTCGGCGAGCCGGAGGAGGTCGCGCGCATCGTGGTGTTTCTGGCTTCCGACGATGCCGGTTTCATCACCGGTTCGACGATTTCCGCCAATGGTGGCCAGTTCTTCGTCTGA
- a CDS encoding acetyl-CoA acetyltransferase (Catalyzes the synthesis of acetoacetyl coenzyme A from two molecules of acetyl coenzyme A. It can also act as a thiolase, catalyzing the reverse reaction and generating two-carbon units from the four-carbon product of fatty acid oxidation), translating to MSSASIVIASAARTPVGSFNGAFANVPAHDLGAVAIKAVLERARVDAKEVDEVILGQILTAGQGQNPARQAAMKAGIPQEATAWGMNQLCGSGLRAVALGMQQIASGDATIIVAGGQESMSMAPHVAHLRGGTKMGDLKMIDSMIKDGLTDAFYGYHMGITAENVARQWQLTREEQDAFAVASQNKAEAAQVAGRFKDEIVPVVVPSRKGDITVDADEYIRFGATLDSMAKLKPAFDKEGTVTAANASGINDGAAAALLMTEDEAGRRGIAPLARIVSWATAGVDPQIMGTGPIPASRKALKKAGWNVADLDLVEANEAFAAQACAVNKDLGWDTSIVNVNGGAIAIGHPVGASGARILNTLLFEMKRRGAKKGLATLCIGGGMGVAMCLESL from the coding sequence ATGAGCAGTGCATCCATCGTTATCGCCAGTGCGGCGCGCACGCCGGTCGGGTCGTTCAATGGCGCCTTCGCCAATGTGCCGGCTCACGATCTCGGCGCCGTTGCCATCAAGGCCGTTCTGGAACGCGCCCGCGTCGATGCCAAGGAAGTCGACGAGGTGATCCTCGGCCAGATTCTGACCGCAGGGCAGGGGCAAAACCCGGCTCGCCAGGCCGCCATGAAGGCCGGCATTCCGCAGGAAGCGACAGCATGGGGCATGAACCAGCTTTGCGGTTCGGGCCTGCGCGCCGTAGCACTCGGCATGCAGCAGATCGCCTCGGGCGACGCCACGATCATCGTGGCCGGCGGGCAGGAATCGATGTCCATGGCGCCTCATGTCGCCCACCTTCGCGGCGGCACCAAGATGGGCGATCTGAAGATGATCGACAGCATGATCAAGGATGGCCTGACGGACGCCTTCTACGGCTACCACATGGGCATCACCGCCGAAAACGTTGCCCGTCAGTGGCAGCTTACCCGTGAAGAGCAGGATGCTTTTGCGGTTGCCTCGCAGAACAAGGCGGAAGCAGCCCAGGTTGCCGGCCGTTTCAAGGACGAGATCGTTCCGGTCGTGGTGCCGAGCCGCAAGGGCGATATCACCGTCGATGCCGATGAATACATCCGCTTCGGGGCAACACTCGACAGCATGGCCAAGCTCAAGCCCGCCTTCGACAAGGAGGGTACAGTAACGGCCGCCAACGCATCCGGTATCAATGATGGTGCGGCTGCCGCTCTCCTGATGACCGAGGACGAGGCGGGCCGCCGCGGCATCGCTCCGCTTGCCCGCATCGTTTCCTGGGCAACCGCCGGCGTCGACCCACAGATCATGGGAACCGGGCCGATCCCCGCCTCCCGCAAGGCTCTGAAAAAGGCCGGCTGGAACGTCGCCGATCTCGATCTCGTGGAGGCCAATGAGGCCTTTGCGGCGCAGGCCTGCGCGGTCAACAAGGATCTCGGCTGGGATACCTCCATCGTCAACGTCAATGGCGGCGCTATCGCGATCGGTCATCCGGTCGGCGCGTCCGGTGCGCGCATTCTCAACACGTTGCTGTTCGAGATGAAGCGCCGGGGCGCGAAGAAGGGGCTTGCCACCCTTTGCATTGGCGGCGGCATGGGCGTCGCCATGTGCCTGGAGTCTCTCTAG
- a CDS encoding polyhydroxyalkanoate synthesis repressor PhaR: MAKTEGDIVIKKYANRRLYNTGTSTYVTLEDLAKMVKKGEEFVVQDAKSGEDITHSVLTQIIFEQESKTGNTLLPISFLRQLIGYYGDQMQMVVPSFLEHSMKAFTEQQAQMREQMTRAFGETPLTKNLQMPMQLMEEQVKRNTEMFHQAMQMFSPFVGSQPAKESRKAEAKDIDELKEQLRTLQNKLDSL, encoded by the coding sequence ATGGCCAAGACAGAGGGCGATATTGTCATAAAAAAATATGCCAACCGCCGGCTCTACAACACAGGTACCAGCACGTACGTCACGCTGGAAGACCTAGCCAAGATGGTGAAGAAGGGAGAGGAATTCGTCGTTCAGGATGCGAAGTCCGGTGAGGATATCACCCATTCCGTCCTGACACAGATCATTTTCGAACAGGAATCGAAGACCGGCAATACGCTTCTGCCGATTTCCTTCCTGCGTCAGCTCATCGGCTATTATGGCGACCAGATGCAGATGGTCGTGCCGAGCTTTCTCGAACACTCGATGAAGGCCTTCACCGAGCAGCAGGCCCAGATGCGCGAGCAGATGACCAGGGCTTTCGGCGAGACGCCGCTGACCAAGAACCTGCAGATGCCCATGCAGCTCATGGAGGAGCAGGTGAAGCGCAACACCGAGATGTTCCACCAGGCCATGCAGATGTTCTCACCCTTCGTCGGCAGCCAGCCCGCGAAGGAAAGCCGCAAGGCTGAAGCCAAGGACATCGATGAGCTGAAGGAACAGCTTCGCACGCTGCAGAACAAGCTCGACAGCCTCTGA
- a CDS encoding 50S ribosomal protein L32, whose protein sequence is MAVPKRKTSPSKRGMRRSADGLKAPTYVEDKNSGELRRPHHIDLKTGMYRGRQVLTPKESA, encoded by the coding sequence ATGGCTGTACCGAAAAGAAAAACAAGCCCGTCCAAGCGCGGTATGCGCCGTTCTGCTGACGGTCTGAAGGCCCCGACCTATGTCGAGGACAAGAATTCCGGCGAACTTCGTCGTCCGCACCATATCGATCTGAAGACCGGTATGTATCGTGGTCGTCAGGTTCTGACGCCGAAGGAAAGCGCATAA
- a CDS encoding glutathione S-transferase, whose protein sequence is MEGLVLYIGNKNYSSWSLRPWIGLTAAGIPFEERLIPFDFAAGNPSFRDISPTGRVPVLHHGALRVWESLSIMEYAAELFPDAGLWPEDVGDRAMARSISMEMLSGFRALRNACPMNIRREKGKIKLPEGVAEDVKRIEDIWRDMRLRSGGPFLFGRFSAADAMYAPVVSRFDVYDLVSSENTLEYISAVQAHPAWIAWREAAEAETWVVPEDEV, encoded by the coding sequence ATGGAAGGTCTCGTTCTTTACATCGGCAACAAGAACTACTCCTCGTGGTCGCTACGGCCATGGATCGGGCTGACTGCGGCGGGCATTCCGTTCGAGGAAAGGCTGATCCCCTTCGATTTTGCCGCGGGCAATCCGTCCTTCCGGGATATCTCGCCGACCGGGCGGGTGCCGGTGCTGCATCACGGCGCGCTGAGGGTCTGGGAGTCGCTTTCGATCATGGAGTATGCCGCCGAGCTTTTCCCGGATGCGGGGCTCTGGCCGGAAGACGTCGGCGACCGGGCGATGGCACGCTCGATCTCGATGGAAATGCTGTCCGGCTTCCGCGCATTGCGCAACGCCTGCCCGATGAACATTCGGCGGGAGAAGGGGAAAATCAAGCTGCCCGAGGGCGTGGCGGAAGACGTCAAGCGGATCGAGGACATCTGGCGGGACATGCGCCTGCGTTCCGGCGGACCTTTCCTGTTCGGCCGGTTTTCCGCCGCCGACGCCATGTACGCGCCCGTGGTCAGCCGTTTCGATGTCTACGATCTTGTTTCCAGCGAGAATACGCTGGAGTATATATCGGCCGTTCAGGCGCATCCGGCGTGGATTGCGTGGCGAGAAGCGGCGGAAGCAGAAACCTGGGTCGTGCCCGAGGATGAGGTGTGA
- a CDS encoding monofunctional biosynthetic peptidoglycan transglycosylase, which produces MAKRIAGVVAALLLLPYALIVLYRLDFIHPVSTLMLADLATFQGYDRRWVEFEDISPNLVRAVMMSEDGQYCSHHGVDWGEMKGVIDDALAGEATRGASTIPMQTVKNLYLWNGRSMLRKAMELPLAIAADAIWSKERTMEIYLNIAEWGPGIYGVEAAAQHHFKIPAAKLNSRQAALLAVSLPNPITRVASKPGSGMKRLAGVVDRRAKRSGDYITCLYE; this is translated from the coding sequence ATGGCAAAGCGGATCGCCGGCGTCGTGGCTGCACTTCTGTTGCTGCCCTATGCGCTGATCGTCCTTTATCGTCTCGACTTCATTCATCCCGTTTCGACCCTGATGCTCGCAGATCTCGCGACCTTCCAGGGATATGATCGCCGCTGGGTCGAATTCGAGGACATCTCTCCGAACCTGGTGCGCGCGGTGATGATGTCGGAGGACGGACAGTACTGCTCGCATCACGGCGTCGACTGGGGCGAGATGAAGGGCGTGATCGACGATGCGCTTGCCGGCGAAGCCACGCGCGGCGCGAGCACCATTCCGATGCAGACGGTGAAAAACCTCTATCTCTGGAACGGGCGCTCCATGCTGCGCAAGGCGATGGAGCTGCCGCTGGCGATTGCCGCCGACGCCATCTGGTCCAAAGAGCGGACGATGGAGATCTACCTCAACATTGCCGAGTGGGGGCCGGGCATCTACGGCGTCGAGGCTGCGGCACAGCATCATTTCAAGATCCCGGCGGCAAAGCTCAATTCGCGGCAGGCAGCGCTGCTTGCCGTTTCGCTTCCCAATCCGATCACCCGTGTGGCGAGCAAGCCGGGCAGCGGAATGAAGCGTCTGGCCGGCGTGGTCGATCGCCGTGCCAAGCGTTCCGGCGATTACATCACCTGCCTTTATGAGTGA
- a CDS encoding farnesyl-diphosphate synthase: protein MSPTTPSFESRLLTTASSVEALLDELLSSGGLTGEITRPQRLLDAMRHGALNGGKRIRPFLVVESTALFGGNATAALRVGCALECLHSYSLVHDDLPAMDDDDLRRGKPTVHIAYDEATAILAGDSLLTYAFDVIAAPETALSDRARIELVLALARAAGIGGMAGGQALDLAAEKQAPDEAGIVLLQSMKTGALLRFACEAGAIISEAPAEDRDRLRRFGEVIGRAFQLADDLLDLTSDAATLGKAAGKDAARGKGTLVALKGQEWAEAELDRLVAEAESLIGPYGQKAATLIEAARFIANRKH, encoded by the coding sequence ATGAGCCCGACGACACCTTCCTTCGAAAGCCGCCTGCTGACAACCGCTTCAAGCGTGGAGGCCCTTCTGGACGAACTCCTGTCGTCCGGCGGCCTGACCGGCGAAATTACCCGGCCGCAGCGCCTGCTCGACGCCATGCGTCATGGGGCGCTCAACGGCGGAAAACGCATCCGTCCCTTCCTCGTGGTCGAAAGCACCGCGCTGTTCGGCGGCAATGCCACGGCGGCGCTCCGTGTCGGTTGCGCGCTCGAATGTCTTCACAGCTATTCGCTGGTGCATGACGACCTGCCGGCGATGGATGACGATGATCTGCGCCGCGGCAAGCCGACGGTCCATATCGCCTATGACGAGGCGACCGCCATTCTCGCCGGCGACAGTCTTCTGACCTACGCCTTCGACGTGATTGCGGCGCCGGAAACGGCGCTTTCCGACCGCGCCCGGATCGAACTGGTGCTGGCGCTTGCTCGCGCCGCCGGCATCGGCGGCATGGCCGGCGGTCAGGCCCTCGACCTTGCGGCCGAAAAGCAGGCGCCGGACGAGGCCGGCATCGTGCTTCTGCAATCGATGAAAACCGGCGCGCTCCTGCGCTTTGCCTGCGAAGCAGGCGCCATCATATCCGAGGCACCGGCAGAAGATCGCGACCGCCTCAGGCGTTTCGGCGAGGTGATCGGCCGCGCCTTCCAGCTGGCCGACGACCTGCTCGATCTTACCTCCGACGCCGCCACGCTCGGCAAAGCGGCCGGCAAGGACGCCGCTCGCGGCAAGGGAACACTGGTGGCGCTCAAGGGGCAGGAATGGGCGGAAGCCGAACTCGACCGGCTGGTGGCGGAGGCGGAAAGCCTGATCGGCCCCTATGGCCAGAAGGCTGCAACCCTCATCGAAGCCGCCCGTTTCATCGCCAACCGAAAGCACTGA
- a CDS encoding histidinol-phosphate transaminase, which produces MSKFWSPIVASLEPYVAGEQPAIANLVKLNTNENPWGPSPRVLEAIHAATNDDLRRYPDPSAKALKEAIARYHDVAPEQVFVGNGSDEVLAFIFASLLKHDAPLLYPDITYSFYPTYSRLFDIETRTIPLDADYRIRPEDYDGPCGAIILPNPNAPTGIGLPLGDIERLTSAHPDQVVAVDEAYVDFGGETAIPLIATNENVIVIRTFSKSRSLAGLRVGYAIAQRPLIEALERMKDSFNSYPLDRIAQVAAVASIEDDAWFTARRDELIENRRRLTVELENRGFVVLPSQANFIFARKPGFEGKTLAAALRERAVLVRHFGKPRIADFLRISIGTEAECTRLVEALDDIL; this is translated from the coding sequence ATGAGCAAGTTCTGGTCGCCGATCGTCGCCTCGCTCGAGCCCTATGTCGCCGGGGAACAGCCGGCGATAGCAAACCTCGTGAAGCTGAACACCAACGAGAACCCCTGGGGTCCCTCACCACGGGTGCTGGAGGCGATCCACGCCGCGACCAATGACGATCTGCGCCGCTATCCCGATCCCTCGGCCAAGGCGCTGAAAGAGGCAATCGCGCGCTATCACGACGTGGCCCCGGAACAGGTCTTCGTCGGCAACGGCTCGGATGAGGTCCTGGCCTTCATCTTCGCAAGCCTGCTGAAGCACGATGCGCCGCTGCTCTACCCGGACATCACCTACAGCTTCTACCCCACCTACAGCCGTCTCTTCGACATCGAGACGCGTACGATCCCGCTCGACGCGGATTACCGCATCCGTCCAGAAGACTATGACGGCCCCTGCGGCGCGATCATCCTGCCCAATCCGAATGCCCCAACTGGCATCGGCCTGCCGCTTGGCGATATCGAACGGCTCACCTCCGCCCATCCCGATCAGGTCGTGGCGGTAGACGAAGCCTATGTCGATTTCGGCGGAGAGACGGCGATCCCGCTGATCGCCACGAACGAAAACGTCATCGTCATCCGCACCTTCTCGAAGTCACGCTCGCTCGCCGGTCTCAGGGTCGGCTACGCCATCGCCCAGCGTCCGCTGATCGAGGCGCTGGAGCGCATGAAGGACAGCTTCAATTCCTATCCGCTGGATCGCATCGCCCAGGTCGCCGCGGTTGCTTCCATCGAGGATGATGCGTGGTTCACCGCGCGCCGGGACGAGCTGATCGAAAATCGCCGCCGGTTGACGGTCGAGCTGGAAAACCGCGGTTTCGTGGTGCTGCCGTCGCAGGCAAACTTCATCTTCGCCCGCAAGCCGGGCTTCGAGGGCAAGACACTGGCCGCCGCGCTGCGTGAGCGGGCCGTTCTGGTACGCCATTTCGGCAAGCCCCGCATTGCCGACTTCCTGCGCATCTCCATCGGCACCGAAGCCGAATGCACCCGCCTCGTCGAAGCGCTCGATGACATTCTCTGA